From the genome of Rhododendron vialii isolate Sample 1 chromosome 10a, ASM3025357v1:
AGTGCAATcgatccgaccgttcatctcaGCAGATGGACAGCTCAGATTTTAATCTGAATAATAGACGGTTAATATTAGCAAGACTCTGATTAACGCCGAATTGTCCATGAAAAATTGACAGCCGAATCGGCTACGCTACACTAGTTGCCAAACAGTAACAAAGAAGCCCAATTCAAATAGCTAGCTTAAAAGCTAGGTCTGTTTGGATTGGCTCCTTACCAATCGTTGGGTATATTTTAGGATTTTCCTCCTGATTTGGGCTCAACTTACTCGGGCCTAAATCAGTTTCCTCCGTATGGTTGGGAGAAGAGGGTCTTGGGTGGTCAAGCCGGTGTACTCAAGCCCTTATTATCTTTGTACttcgtgttatgagttaatgaaatttatttttgctaatgaaaaaaaaaaaaaaaaggaaggcaGGGTCTACCCTTAACCCACTCTTGTAACCACATGGTAACGTAATAGTCGACCTGATCCATCACCAGAAATGAACCTGAAACTTGAAACTCTAAAGCAATAGTCTTCACTCGGGCTTGTTTGTTTGAGATACTCAAAATTTTTACTCATGGTTACTAATaaattttatctatttatctctTTCAACTCATTACACTTAAAAACTTTTCTTAAAATGCAAACCGAACAAGtactccatctgtcccaatATAATTGTTACTTTTGGGAGTTCGGGTCACTTTTcgattgattatatcttgtaatttataatgttttaggtaattttgaaaacattgtattatagaacaaatcgagatctatcaaacaagatccatattggatataaaattcattaccaatttaaagatataacgagtttttttatccggttagaatagaactgggacaagtaaattgggacggagggagtaattcatTGAGTATTCACTAAGGTCttgttctcttgaacttaatttaaatctgagagttttgtccttatttgaatttttttcgcattagttagttttgcgccaacttttgtgggttattgattcgtctcgacgagaggaatcggaaacatttttttttttttacttctatccaagtattttgagaaataatcactttttagcaaaaaaagaagaagacatttTTGCGCTATaaagtgattatttatcaaaatacatgggcaaaaaagtaaaaaaaatttacttttctgattcctctcgttgagacgaatcaataacttaAAAAATGTTTGGCCGAAAACTaatcaatgcaaaaaaaatttaaataaaaataaaattttcaaatttaaattaaattcaagttAAGTTGAAAAAAACAAGCCGTAAAAGAGAGACCCTTTAATGCAACTGTACCAAACAAATGTTGACTCTTTGAATAGTAGTAGTACACTTCCAGTTCTTCTTACACAGAAACCAAGAAACCTTAGAGGAAGGAAATGAACATGAAGAAGTTCCTCACTGTCATATATCTGTTTTCTCTGTTTCACACCATCAAACCGCAACCATCTTCATCCAGCACAACAAAAGTTACCCCAGCTTCCTTTAAGCTTGCCCTCCAATGGCCAAACTCTGTTTGCACCCCAACAACCTCTGGTTTTTTCCCATGCCAAAGGCCCGTTCCCCAAAGATTCACGATACATGGCCTCTGGGGATTTGATGGTTTTGGCAAAGCGATTCCTCGCTGTACAAAGGGGGATCTGTTACAGACAACCGAAGTCCGTACAACTAAATTAACCAACATTCTTTTGTTTTACAGTAGGAGTACTCCTTTAGAACATTCTTATCTACGTCTccaaattttgaaccaaattaaTCTTAAAAAGACACTTTTTATATTTTACCTACCCCTTTTCTTAACCCTCTGGGGAGTacaattttttcctctctcttcatttgtagtatttgttttttctgGTTCTTCTTTCTCACAGAGTGTTTTTCCTTCCAtgttaactctctctctctctctctctctctctctctctctctctctctctctctctctctatatatatatatatatatatatatatatatatatatatatccttctTTGACCTATTGCTCTTCCTCACAATCAGGGTATCTAAGGAAGATGACTACTTTTCTTCTTGTTAAAGGGGAGATCCAGATCTACAAACCAATAGGAAGATATAGTATATATCATCTGGGTTTGTTCACGTTTTCCCGGGACCAAAACAGAGCATCCCCAAATTATTTTTGCAATAATTTCCTGTAATTTCCACCGGTAGCAATCTTGCATCTTTACTTCCGAAATTATTGAGGAGATCTGTTTTCGACCCTTTATCCTATAGCAATATCGATCAGAATAAAAAACGAGTTTTATAGAGTGATGTTTCTGTTTAGTTTTTGGCAAAATAAACTACTCGTACGGGTTTAATGCTTTGGcttcctctctcttcctttGGTTTCATTCTCAGGTGGATTACAAGAGATCTGACCTTGAGGAAGAATGGCCCAACTTACTAGGAGATGATTTCGCATTCTGGTCCCAACAGTGGAAGAGGCACGGGAGATGCCTCTACGGCATGACCCCTAAAAGCTATTTCGATACTGCAATAGTTGTAATGGAAGAAGTTGGTCCTCTGCTTCAACTGCTACGGGTTGCCAAAGGTACGATCTGCAAATATGGCATAATTTTGTGAAATCCTCCTCACCTCCCttccaagttttttttcccacttttttcctcttttgattcAGGGTTATCACCTGATCGAAATCAGGCGTATTCCTCTAATGATTTCCCTGCAGCTGTTCAAAACCAAATCAATGTGATCACTGAGATAACATGTaaaagtgattttaatggtGGGTATCAGCTGCACGAGGTTCTTTTCTGTGCTTCCACCACTGGGGCTTTGATGAATTGCAGCTACAACGCTACGAACGGGTACATAGCCAAAGAGTGCCCGGGCAAGATCTTTTTCCCCCACGAGCCAGAGGCGCCACTGGCTCCCACGCTGGTTATATCTACGCCTCCGTTCTACATCGCCCTTACGTTTGCGCGGGCTATATATGCGCCTCTGTTCTACATCGCCCTGTTCTACATTGCCCTTGCGTTTGCGCTGGCTATATCTGTGTCTCTGTTCTACATCGCCCTTATGTTCGTACTGATTATATCTGCGCCTCTGTTCTACACCGCCCTTACGTTTGCGCTGGTTATATATGCGCCTCGGTTCTACATCGCCCTTGTGTTTGTGTTCTATGTAATTGTTCGATTAATGTAATTGGAGAAATGGCCTGttctaaaacaaaaacaaaaacaaaaacaaaaaaaagattggaGGACATGGAAGGCTATTAGGAGATACATATAACCCTCAAATGTGTTTATATATGGGTTATGATTAGTATTATTTCAAAGGACTTGACTATATAGTAAAGGGTTTATGGTTATAGCTTCATCTTTATCATTCTGCATGTCCATTATAAAGTTTGTCTCTTGTggtgtgtttgtttttttttttttttggaaagcagTCTCTAGTTGCAAAAAAGATGTCCAATGGTTAGAGCGGAAGGGCCCACTTTAATTGAGTGATTTGAATTCGGAAAATGATATTAACACTTCTTTATTTATAATtcacttttctctttttgtcattattcacatgaatttactattttgcccttggACATATGGAAAAGTGAATTGAAAAGGGGCAAGAAAGTAAATTCAtatgaataagaacaaaaaaagaagtgtggaTTGTATAAAatgagtgcaaaaatcacttcTCTTGCTATTATCTACTAACTGAGAAATTATTAACTGTAAAGAGCATTTGTTACAGCAATCTAACGTCCTGTTCCTGGCCAACTAAAAAGATTGGTATAAAACATGGCGAACACTTAGGCAATGCAAATTATCTTGTTTGGTTCGGGTTTTAAGGAAGGCTTTTTTCGAAtcatgagtggagagagatataaataatttattgaaaactgtgtaCAGGAATTTTGAAAGGTATTTAAGAATTAAATAATTGTATCTGTGACTTTTAAAAAACAACTAGACGAATAAATTATGAATCAACAATTGCAAAACTATCGAAGTTTTTCTTATCAGCAAAAAAACTGTCGAAGTTATAGAAAGAAAGTTGATGCAAGATATGACATATAGAATTATTTACTACTTACTTGCACAAAATGTACAAGAGTGGCATGTTGTAATTTAGTGAGGCAC
Proteins encoded in this window:
- the LOC131304137 gene encoding uncharacterized protein LOC131304137; amino-acid sequence: MTPKSYFDTAIVVMEEVGPLLQLLRVAKGLSPDRNQAYSSNDFPAAVQNQINVITEITCKSDFNGGYQLHEVLFCASTTGALMNCSYNATNGYIAKECPGKIFFPHEPEAPLAPTLVISTPPFYIALTFARAIYAPLFYIALFYIALAFALAISVSLFYIALMFVLIISAPLFYTALTFALVIYAPRFYIALVFVFYVIVRLM